A stretch of Gossypium hirsutum isolate 1008001.06 chromosome A06, Gossypium_hirsutum_v2.1, whole genome shotgun sequence DNA encodes these proteins:
- the LOC107958939 gene encoding prostatic spermine-binding protein-like, translated as MGCYMYHDGFIPNFDSTNAINDTSIPSILRPHTNVDVDGNAELDADACTIIDDHTDAIIDAIIDDWINVDVSETTPHSSTEEGDGDKDEDKAEGGDEDNYVDKDEHEGGGEVAEDEDDGDDQVENSAPLAVHRNLTRICQQPLHGTYSAQRH; from the exons atgggctgttacatgtaCCACGACGGGTTCATCCCCAACTTCGACTCAACAAATGCCATCAAT GACACCTCTATCCCCAGCATTCTACGCCCCCATACTAACGTCGATGTTGATGGAAATGCTGAGCTAGATGCTGATGCATGTACCATCATCGATGATCACACTGATGCCATTATCGATGCCATTATCGATGACTGGATCAATGTTGACGTATCCGA GACGACACCACACTCAAGCACGGAGGAAGGCGATGGAGACAAAGATGAAGACAAAGCCGAGGGTGGAGATGAAGACAACTATGTAGACAAagatgagcatgagggtggaggTGAAGTCGCAGAAGATGAGGATGATGGTGACGATCAAGTGGAGAACTCAGCACCATTAGCTGTGCATAGAAATCTTACTCGCATCTGTCAGCAACCGCTTCACGGCACCTATTCGGCTCAACGACACTGA